The following coding sequences lie in one Candidatus Nitrospira allomarina genomic window:
- a CDS encoding TraR/DksA family transcriptional regulator: MTQPTLDYDHFRATLLTLQRELLAVSATGQEAAQPVELDQTAVGRVSRMDALQQQAMAQAAQQRRHIQLQRIESALQRLENGKFGWCVRCGEEISRKRLDVDPTAPLCIACADGRNP, encoded by the coding sequence ATGACACAGCCAACCTTGGATTATGACCATTTTCGTGCAACGCTCCTAACCCTTCAGAGAGAATTGTTAGCCGTATCTGCCACCGGGCAGGAAGCAGCCCAACCAGTGGAACTGGACCAAACTGCAGTCGGGCGCGTTTCACGGATGGATGCCCTCCAACAACAGGCGATGGCTCAAGCCGCCCAACAACGTCGACACATTCAATTGCAGCGAATCGAATCAGCCCTCCAACGTCTTGAAAACGGCAAATTCGGCTGGTGTGTGAGGTGCGGAGAAGAAATATCCAGAAAACGATTAGATGTGGATCCCACCGCCCCCCTCTGTATTGCTTGTGCCGATGGAAGAAACCCATAA